A stretch of Thermomicrobium roseum DSM 5159 DNA encodes these proteins:
- a CDS encoding S1C family serine protease, whose translation MGRANSLLLVAVLFAGLLTLALAGLAVARWRAPVDVPALDTRVVLTVTPIPTVPPLTPAPTAPAPTPVASGPADPGDRATMVNRALHGVLQVRVPDGLGTGFVWARESDRTLVVTAAHVVAGWERVEVIAPDGTAHPATVRQRDERHDVALLEAPALVGVQPLPRGQSRQLPLGSALTALGYALGDQLLGEPTVTRGVLSGRRTFDGIEFLQTDAALNPGVSGGPLLDEQGRVVGMAIGGIPWAGEIPAQGVNFAVAIEEIEQVVAMA comes from the coding sequence ATGGGGCGAGCCAACTCGCTGCTGCTCGTCGCAGTGTTGTTCGCTGGACTCCTGACGCTGGCGCTGGCTGGGCTGGCCGTCGCCCGCTGGCGGGCACCGGTCGACGTCCCGGCGCTCGACACGCGGGTGGTGCTCACGGTCACGCCGATCCCGACTGTCCCGCCACTCACCCCTGCACCGACTGCCCCCGCGCCGACACCGGTCGCGAGCGGCCCAGCTGACCCGGGGGACCGGGCGACGATGGTGAACCGCGCGCTCCACGGTGTCCTCCAGGTACGGGTGCCGGACGGCTTGGGAACCGGTTTCGTTTGGGCACGCGAGAGCGACCGGACGCTCGTCGTCACGGCTGCGCACGTCGTTGCCGGCTGGGAACGTGTCGAGGTGATCGCACCTGATGGGACGGCACACCCAGCGACCGTGCGCCAGCGTGACGAGCGCCACGACGTCGCGCTGCTCGAGGCGCCGGCGCTGGTCGGTGTCCAGCCCCTGCCGCGCGGCCAGTCGCGCCAGCTCCCGCTCGGGAGCGCCCTCACGGCGCTCGGCTACGCACTGGGTGACCAGCTGCTGGGCGAGCCGACAGTCACGCGTGGTGTGCTCTCTGGACGGCGTACCTTCGATGGCATAGAGTTCCTGCAGACCGACGCAGCCCTGAATCCCGGTGTGAGTGGCGGCCCGCTGCTCGACGAGCAGGGCAGAGTCGTCGGGATGGCTATCGGGGGGATCCCCTGGGCTGGCGAGATCCCCGCGCAGGGTGTCAACTTTGCGGTCGCGATCGAGGAGATCGAGCAGGTTGTGGCGATGGCGTAA
- the cmr1 gene encoding type III-B CRISPR module RAMP protein Cmr1, producing MSKEHSLPSVRLPLETLTPLFLGGADPRGDPELRASSIRGALRFWLRALLGGCYGTDDQALAEIRRLEAETFGEAGGEGKAGASKIVVRVRQEQQSAPQEWRAARDSGRAYLFFSMAPSRARDQEIPARRALAPPYPFSIDLLARPGVDEREAREALYRAVRSAWLLLHLGGLGARARRLGGALAHRPVPRRSPDGATTPAVPSHLNLPFALSPEPQQAARQLAEGLRLLRQRSQARADANPERPGWEVLDPRWCRIWVFGERGWTSGERGWPTVADAIGEWLRETRRALPTEQRLVFGAPLVIPKQHKTIEPPSGYERRERRPSPLWLSVTRAENGNLLGVATLFQSRFLPLRRGGEEQLERLYTQIAAAVAQLPNVAEVQYA from the coding sequence ATGAGCAAAGAGCACTCACTCCCTTCCGTCCGCCTCCCTCTCGAGACGTTGACGCCACTCTTCCTCGGCGGCGCTGACCCGCGCGGCGATCCGGAACTCCGGGCGAGTTCCATCCGCGGTGCGCTCCGTTTCTGGCTGCGCGCGCTTCTCGGCGGTTGCTACGGAACCGACGATCAGGCGCTCGCCGAGATCCGCCGCCTCGAGGCCGAGACGTTCGGCGAAGCCGGGGGTGAGGGGAAGGCCGGCGCCTCGAAGATCGTGGTTCGGGTACGGCAGGAGCAGCAGAGCGCGCCACAGGAGTGGCGGGCAGCGCGGGACTCCGGCCGCGCGTACCTCTTTTTCTCCATGGCACCCTCGCGTGCTCGTGACCAGGAGATTCCCGCGCGGCGGGCTCTCGCCCCTCCGTACCCGTTCTCGATCGACCTCCTCGCTCGACCGGGCGTCGACGAGCGGGAGGCCCGCGAGGCGCTCTACCGCGCGGTGCGGTCTGCCTGGCTGCTCCTCCATCTCGGTGGGCTCGGTGCCCGGGCCCGCCGGCTCGGTGGTGCGCTCGCGCACCGGCCGGTGCCGCGGCGCTCGCCCGACGGCGCAACGACCCCAGCTGTGCCCTCGCACCTGAATCTCCCGTTCGCGTTGTCCCCCGAACCCCAGCAGGCAGCGCGCCAGCTCGCTGAGGGGCTCCGTCTCCTGCGCCAGCGGTCGCAGGCGCGAGCCGACGCCAATCCCGAGCGTCCCGGCTGGGAGGTGCTCGACCCGCGCTGGTGCCGCATCTGGGTCTTCGGCGAGCGTGGCTGGACGAGCGGGGAGCGCGGCTGGCCGACCGTGGCCGATGCGATCGGAGAATGGCTCCGCGAGACGCGCCGCGCGCTCCCGACCGAGCAGCGCCTCGTCTTCGGCGCACCCTTGGTCATCCCAAAGCAGCACAAGACGATCGAGCCGCCCAGCGGGTACGAGCGCCGGGAGCGCCGTCCCTCTCCGCTCTGGCTGAGCGTTACGCGAGCGGAGAACGGGAACCTCCTGGGCGTGGCGACGCTCTTCCAGAGCCGTTTCCTCCCGCTCCGCCGAGGTGGCGAGGAGCAGCTCGAGCGACTGTACACGCAGATCGCTGCTGCGGTCGCGCAGCTTCCCAACGTCGCGGAGGTGCAGTATGCCTGA
- the cas10 gene encoding type III-B CRISPR-associated protein Cas10/Cmr2 — MPDAVLRFTFGPVQAFIAEARRTADLYAGSHILAELARAVARSLQDAGAELVYPADLGSGDPPNVIVARVPWEDVEQLAERAAAALQTRWEQLASDALAKIESYAPLDDALRAQWQAQTGDVWEIYWAAARIEQDDYATAFHRAQAGVAALKKTRTFTQRAEAGAKDSLGGNRAALAPAGQDPRAFWRAVRRHPQGGRLVGEHERLDAVSAVKRFAYSEEAYPSVPTIAARPFARLAAERAAPALESYRDAFELLVTAFGQRPDRYRRTRHTVEAFPYDGAFLYESTLEWPALLEELGLDPDEAERLRSQVETPLRTARHRLAELYQAVGQRPSRYVAVVVLDGDSMGQWLTSALAQGGEPVHREISRKLAGFAASVEETARQQARDAVFIYRGGDDVLALTPAEQAVSLALALAAAFAEITDGRSASAGIAIGHWLEPLGDLLRSAREAEKRAKRLPGKGAVAVELQPRGGEIVHVVARADRLMGLDLPDLVDRFRRDGAGSLSGRLPTDLRQYARTFPQADAAFRAVLARSVKRQGEWPSGTADERERLVERLYGFATSYDQLRASLPGEDDSRRFERVPSGPAQLADWLALARFLARGGGE, encoded by the coding sequence ATGCCTGACGCGGTCCTCCGCTTTACCTTCGGCCCCGTGCAAGCGTTCATCGCCGAAGCGCGCCGGACAGCTGACCTCTACGCCGGGAGCCATATCCTGGCCGAGCTGGCCCGGGCCGTTGCCCGTTCGCTCCAGGATGCCGGTGCGGAACTCGTCTACCCCGCCGACCTCGGCTCCGGCGACCCGCCCAACGTCATCGTCGCTCGCGTACCCTGGGAAGATGTCGAGCAGCTCGCCGAGCGAGCAGCAGCAGCCCTGCAAACCCGCTGGGAACAGCTGGCCAGCGACGCGCTGGCCAAAATCGAGTCGTACGCGCCACTCGACGATGCCCTGCGTGCCCAATGGCAGGCGCAGACGGGCGACGTCTGGGAAATCTACTGGGCGGCTGCCCGCATCGAGCAGGACGACTATGCGACCGCCTTCCACCGGGCCCAAGCTGGAGTCGCCGCGCTCAAGAAGACCCGTACCTTTACCCAGCGTGCCGAAGCCGGCGCCAAAGACTCGCTGGGAGGCAACCGCGCAGCGCTCGCTCCCGCCGGTCAGGATCCCCGCGCGTTCTGGCGCGCGGTGCGCCGCCACCCGCAGGGTGGCCGCCTCGTCGGCGAGCACGAGCGGCTGGATGCGGTCAGCGCGGTGAAGCGGTTCGCGTACTCCGAGGAAGCGTATCCCTCAGTCCCGACCATCGCCGCTCGGCCCTTCGCTCGCCTGGCGGCCGAGCGTGCCGCCCCGGCACTCGAGTCCTACCGCGATGCCTTTGAGCTCCTGGTGACAGCGTTCGGCCAGCGGCCAGACCGGTACCGCCGCACGCGCCACACCGTCGAGGCGTTCCCCTACGACGGTGCCTTCCTCTACGAGTCGACCCTCGAGTGGCCAGCGCTGCTGGAGGAACTGGGCCTCGATCCGGATGAGGCCGAGCGACTGCGCAGCCAGGTCGAGACGCCGCTCCGCACTGCCCGCCATCGCCTCGCCGAGCTCTACCAGGCGGTCGGCCAGCGCCCGTCCCGCTACGTCGCGGTCGTCGTGCTCGACGGCGACTCGATGGGCCAGTGGCTCACCAGTGCGCTCGCGCAGGGGGGCGAGCCGGTTCACCGCGAGATCAGCCGGAAGCTGGCGGGCTTCGCGGCTAGTGTCGAGGAGACAGCCCGCCAGCAGGCTCGAGATGCCGTCTTCATCTACCGCGGCGGCGACGATGTGCTTGCGTTGACCCCGGCCGAGCAGGCAGTCTCGCTCGCCCTGGCACTCGCTGCAGCGTTCGCCGAGATCACGGACGGACGCTCCGCCTCGGCCGGGATCGCCATCGGCCACTGGCTGGAACCGCTCGGCGACCTCCTCCGGAGCGCACGCGAGGCGGAAAAGCGGGCCAAGCGGCTGCCCGGCAAGGGGGCGGTCGCTGTCGAGCTCCAGCCGCGCGGTGGTGAGATCGTCCATGTTGTCGCTCGCGCCGATCGACTCATGGGGCTCGACCTGCCCGACCTGGTCGACCGTTTCCGCCGCGATGGCGCGGGGAGCCTCTCCGGTCGCCTGCCCACCGACCTGCGCCAGTACGCTCGTACCTTCCCGCAGGCCGATGCGGCCTTCCGTGCCGTTCTCGCTCGTTCGGTCAAACGTCAGGGCGAGTGGCCGAGCGGTACCGCGGACGAGCGCGAGCGGCTGGTCGAGCGGCTGTACGGCTTCGCGACCAGCTACGACCAGCTGCGCGCCAGCCTGCCGGGCGAGGACGACTCGCGGCGGTTCGAGCGCGTGCCCTCCGGACCGGCACAGTTGGCGGACTGGCTCGCGCTGGCGCGCTTCCTGGCGAGAGGAGGTGGCGAGTGA
- a CDS encoding dipeptidase, with amino-acid sequence MQDLVQRCDRYLAEHEAEHLQALGDLLRIPSVSALPQHQADVQRAAEWVAARLRAIGVPEVRLLETERNPIVFGHWPVDPSLPTALVYGHYDVQPPDPLELWETPPFEPTLRDGRLYARGASDDKGNLFAALCGIEALVRIIGHPPINLKFFFEGEEEIGSPSMAAAIRQYRELLACDVVISADGGMYGHDQPSLTLSSKGICACQVDLRTAATDMHSGQYGAVIANAVQTLVQLAATFHTPDGRVAVAGFYDKVRELSPEERAEIAAVPFDPDEFLANVGAKALWGEPGYTPLERAWARPTLDLNGFWGGFQGEGIKTVTPCEAHLKITCRLVPDQDPEEILDLIERHVQAHCPPWAEVRVTRFPGSARPFAIRRDHPALAAAREVLRELYGKEPLMTRVGGTIPVAELFQRELGADMLFFAWGMPDNRVHAPNESYRLEDFRTMARAYVRLLPRLATVMARA; translated from the coding sequence ATGCAGGATCTGGTCCAGCGATGCGATCGCTATCTGGCGGAACACGAAGCGGAACACCTGCAGGCACTCGGGGATCTCTTGCGGATCCCGAGCGTGAGCGCCCTGCCGCAGCATCAGGCGGACGTCCAGCGGGCAGCCGAATGGGTCGCAGCCCGGCTGCGAGCGATCGGCGTTCCGGAGGTGCGCTTGCTCGAGACGGAGCGAAACCCGATCGTCTTCGGGCATTGGCCGGTCGACCCCTCCCTCCCGACCGCACTGGTCTACGGACACTACGACGTGCAGCCACCCGACCCGCTGGAACTCTGGGAGACGCCACCCTTCGAGCCGACGTTGCGCGACGGTCGCTTGTACGCCCGCGGCGCCTCGGACGACAAGGGGAATCTCTTCGCCGCGCTCTGCGGGATCGAGGCGCTCGTCCGTATTATCGGTCATCCGCCGATCAACCTGAAGTTCTTCTTCGAGGGAGAAGAGGAAATCGGCTCGCCGAGCATGGCCGCGGCGATCCGGCAGTATCGCGAGCTGCTGGCCTGCGATGTGGTGATCTCGGCCGACGGAGGGATGTACGGGCACGACCAGCCTTCGCTCACGCTCTCCTCCAAGGGGATCTGCGCCTGCCAGGTCGATCTCCGGACTGCTGCCACCGACATGCACTCCGGTCAGTACGGTGCGGTGATCGCCAACGCGGTGCAGACGCTGGTGCAGCTGGCCGCGACGTTCCACACGCCGGACGGACGAGTGGCGGTCGCTGGCTTCTACGACAAGGTGCGGGAACTCTCGCCGGAGGAGCGGGCCGAGATCGCCGCCGTCCCGTTCGATCCGGACGAGTTCCTGGCCAACGTGGGGGCGAAGGCGTTGTGGGGCGAACCAGGGTATACGCCGCTCGAGCGCGCCTGGGCTCGTCCGACGCTCGACCTCAACGGCTTCTGGGGCGGGTTCCAGGGCGAGGGGATCAAGACGGTGACGCCCTGCGAGGCGCACCTCAAGATCACCTGCCGGCTGGTGCCGGATCAGGATCCCGAAGAGATCCTCGACCTGATCGAGCGGCACGTGCAGGCACACTGTCCGCCGTGGGCCGAGGTGCGGGTGACGCGCTTCCCCGGCTCGGCTCGTCCGTTCGCGATCCGGCGCGATCATCCAGCGCTGGCAGCCGCGCGCGAGGTGCTGCGCGAGCTGTACGGCAAGGAGCCGCTGATGACCCGCGTCGGTGGGACGATTCCTGTCGCCGAGCTCTTCCAGCGCGAGCTCGGGGCCGACATGCTGTTCTTCGCCTGGGGCATGCCGGACAACCGCGTCCACGCGCCAAATGAGTCGTACCGGCTGGAGGACTTCCGGACGATGGCGCGCGCGTACGTGCGCTTGCTCCCGCGCCTGGCGACAGTCATGGCGCGGGCCTGA
- a CDS encoding zinc ribbon domain-containing protein, producing the protein MRCTACQAALPAEARFCPACGQPVPDPVPTPDTAALPLTAGKATGDSPASSDASLPAPDEPKGQPAPPSPPDHPAAPGEPAMPRSSAASASAPAPGRNRTVTLLGILSGLLLLALLASGALAYVELDRRQARERALGEQIASLSQANRDFQTQVQSLTSERDRLATERDQLIGERDRLQSRLNELMATNAEQEKRIQELTGQVQEQSRQLSQVREEATRQQQRAETAENIGSILTRVVLLDDQIHNEFDNLIDAMTDMQNAYRYGDRIAFANAYERGLQAARRLDQLFAQRDQLLAQLGF; encoded by the coding sequence ATGCGATGCACCGCTTGCCAGGCTGCTTTACCGGCTGAGGCACGCTTCTGCCCTGCTTGTGGTCAACCCGTGCCTGATCCTGTGCCTACGCCGGACACCGCGGCCCTTCCCCTCACCGCGGGGAAAGCGACTGGCGACTCCCCAGCCAGCAGCGATGCTTCGCTGCCCGCACCGGACGAGCCGAAGGGGCAGCCAGCGCCTCCCTCGCCGCCAGATCATCCAGCCGCACCGGGTGAGCCAGCCATGCCGCGCTCCTCGGCCGCGTCAGCCAGCGCGCCAGCCCCCGGCCGGAACCGCACCGTCACGTTGCTCGGTATCCTGAGTGGTCTCCTCCTGCTCGCCCTGTTGGCCAGCGGGGCGCTCGCTTACGTCGAGCTCGATCGCCGCCAGGCCCGCGAGCGAGCTCTCGGGGAGCAAATCGCCTCACTCTCCCAGGCGAACCGCGATTTCCAGACACAAGTGCAGTCGCTCACCAGCGAGCGCGACCGGTTGGCGACCGAGCGCGACCAGCTGATTGGCGAGCGAGATCGCCTCCAGTCTCGCCTGAACGAGCTCATGGCGACGAACGCCGAGCAGGAAAAGCGGATTCAGGAACTCACCGGGCAGGTCCAAGAGCAGAGCCGTCAGCTCAGCCAGGTGCGCGAGGAAGCCACCCGCCAGCAGCAGCGTGCCGAGACAGCTGAAAATATTGGTAGTATTCTCACGCGGGTTGTGCTCCTCGATGACCAGATTCACAACGAGTTCGACAACCTCATCGATGCGATGACAGACATGCAGAACGCCTATCGATACGGTGACCGCATCGCATTCGCGAACGCCTACGAACGAGGGCTCCAAGCGGCGCGACGCTTGGACCAGTTGTTCGCCCAGCGCGACCAGCTGCTGGCGCAGCTCGGCTTCTAG